The Planctomycetota bacterium genomic sequence GGCTTCGTGAACGTCGCGCGTGCCGGCCAGCACGTCCGCGATGGTCACTTCGGCGTCGATCTGGCACAGCTTGGTGGTGTCGGCCGCCTGGAAGTCAGCATCGACCAACACCACGCGCTGGCCGTCGCGCGCCAGCGCCAACGCCAGATTCACCGCCACGGTCGTCGCCCCCACGCCTCCTTTGCCCCCCACCACTGTTAATAGCCGTGGCGGCGCGCTGGCCGGCGCGGTGGGCGGGCGAAAGGCCCGTAGCACCATTTGCCGTAAATCGTTTGCCTGGTCACTCATTGTCTTAGTCCGTTGATTGTTGATTCAGGTCACTCGATGGCGTGTGTGTTCGCGGCGTGCGGTTAGCGTTGCAGGCGCATTTGCGTCATCGGCGGCATGCACAGTTCCAAGCCACCTGTGTCCAGCGGGCGCATCGGCGGCGTCGGCGCTTCAACCGTCAGCATCAGCTTGGTCAGCCGGGCGCGATCGGCCGGGGCGATGTCGTCGGGCACGTTCTGGCCATCGGTCAGGTAGCTGATCGGCAAGCGGCCGTTGCGCACCAGCGGCAGCAGGTGCCCCAGGCTGGTCGCTTCGTCCAACTTGGTCAGCACCAAGGCCGTCGTTCCCACGTGGCCAAAGCGTTCGGCCGTGTTCTGCAGCACACTGGCGCTGGCCACGGCGCTGAGCACCAGGTGAACCTCGTCGGCCTCGGCTTCGGCCAGAAACGCCTTCAGCTCTTGCAGCTTGATTTCGTCCTTGGGGCTGCGGCCGGCCGTGTCGATGAGCACCAGGTCCAGGTGTGCCATCTGGGCCACCGCTTCGCGCATCTGCCGCGGCGTGGCCACGACTTGCATGGGCAGGTCGATGATGTCGGCATAGGTCCGCAACTGTTCGACCGCCGCGATGCGGTAGGTGTCGACGGTGATCAGGCCGACGCGGCGCTTGTCGCGCAAGCGATAGTTCGCGGCCAGCTTGGCGATGGTGGTCGTCTTACCGACGCCAGTTGGGCCCACCAGCGCCACGCGCCGGCATTTGCCCGCTTGCAGGGCCAGCGGCCCGGCAATGGCGACTTCGCGCTCGATCATTCGCACCAGATGAGCGTTCAACAGAGCCATGTCGTCCAGGTCGGCCGGGTCGACGTCGTTGCGGACTCGTTCGACCAGCTCGCGGGCGACCGCTTCGCTGACCTCGGCATCGATCAATTGCGTGTACAGTCGGAACAGCGTTTCGGGCAGGTCGGGGCGACCGGTCGAGCGGTTCCGCCGGCACAGGTCTTCGACCATCGCCTGTAGCTCGTTCAGTTGCCCGCGCAGCTCTTCGCGGAAGGCCTGACGGTTTTCGGTCGGCATGGTTGCCGTGGGCGCGGGCATCGTGGTTGCTTGAATGGTCGGCGCGACCGGCGCTGCTGGCTTCGGCGCATCGGCCGGCGGGGCGAAGCGGCTCGGCACGTTCACTTCGGCCGAGGCGGTGACTTCGATCTGACGCAAGCCGGGAATCCAGCGCACCAGCGTGTGGCCATACAGCTCGCGGGTGTGCAACACCGCGGCCAGGGGGCCCAGCTCGCGGCGCACCAAGGCCAGCGCGTCTTGCATCGTGGCGGCTCGAAAGGTTCGTACGTCCATGATGAGCTTCGAGTGGGGTGCGGAGGTATCAAGTCAATGCGTTAACCAGCCGGCGCCGTCGTGGCGTCGCTGGCCAGGCCGATCGATTCAATCTGCGTATCGCGAGTGACTTCGTTGTAGGACAGGACCACCAACTGGGGCAGGTGTGGCTGGGTCATCAACTTCACGGCAGCGCGAATCTGCGGGCTGACGAGAATCACTGGCGACTTGCCGGTCTTGGTCAGCTTGTCGACTTCGCGGCCGATGGTGCGGCAGGTGGCTTCGATGGCGGCGGGGGACATGCGGATAAACAGG encodes the following:
- the flhF gene encoding flagellar biosynthesis protein FlhF codes for the protein MDVRTFRAATMQDALALVRRELGPLAAVLHTRELYGHTLVRWIPGLRQIEVTASAEVNVPSRFAPPADAPKPAAPVAPTIQATTMPAPTATMPTENRQAFREELRGQLNELQAMVEDLCRRNRSTGRPDLPETLFRLYTQLIDAEVSEAVARELVERVRNDVDPADLDDMALLNAHLVRMIEREVAIAGPLALQAGKCRRVALVGPTGVGKTTTIAKLAANYRLRDKRRVGLITVDTYRIAAVEQLRTYADIIDLPMQVVATPRQMREAVAQMAHLDLVLIDTAGRSPKDEIKLQELKAFLAEAEADEVHLVLSAVASASVLQNTAERFGHVGTTALVLTKLDEATSLGHLLPLVRNGRLPISYLTDGQNVPDDIAPADRARLTKLMLTVEAPTPPMRPLDTGGLELCMPPMTQMRLQR